CAGAACGTTCCGCGTAATAGATGAGGTAAGCCTCATCCGTAAAAACTGGCCTATTCGCACGCATTAGGACCTGCCAACCGTAAAGCGTGTCCTGACCAACAGCGTTCTCGATGAATGTCAGATTTTCACGCTTGAGAAAACGGCTGTTTATCACTGCCGCCTGCGTGGAAACCACCGGAAACTTTCCTTTTTCGAAGTATTGAGATCTCGGGTTGTCCACTGTGACAGCGCCACCTCGCGCATGCTTACCAGTAATCTTTACAGTCTCTCCAACCTTCAATTGGTATCCACTAACGAATTCGGTCGGCTCACCTGCAGCCCGATTACGTTCGAACGTAGCAATCAGAGAGTCATACCCGCCGGAACTAATCTCATTGTCGGGGTCCAGAAATGTAACTAGCTCAGTATCGGCCAGTTCTATTCCCTTGTTTCGGGGCCTAGAAGCACTCCCACTACCTCCGTCGCCGAAGTAAAAGGTCGAGATGTTCGAGTATAAGCTCTCTAATTCTTTAAGAATCGTAAGCGTTTCGACATCAGTTGAGCCATCGTCCACCACCAAAACTTTCATGCGGCTCCAACTGTCGTTACGCCGTAAACTCGGCAAACATTTAGCCGCTAGGAATCTACCGTTGTTGTACACGGGGATTATGACAGTAATAATCGGTGTGGACTCGAGTGAAGCATTACTAGTTTTAGCGTCCCATTCCGCGAATCCCACATCGTAAGAAGGAGTCTGGTACCCGCTGCCAGAAATAAATCCAACTCCACCACTAACAAAAGCAAAGGCGTCTGGATGATCCGTGGATACAAGGGTGAGCTCGCGCCTGTTAGCTAACTCGGTGTACTCATTAGCCACCGTCTTGCAAATGCTGCTCCCACTTGGATCATATTCTCCCGCTTGGGTCACGAAGTGGCAGTTCGTGTACACAAACGCCGCCATTTTACCTGCAAGATAGTGGCGCGAGTACGGAAATCTCGGGTCCATGAAAGTCACATAACCGTAACTGTCTAAGACGCTCGCGTCGAAATCGCATAAACCCATGACCGTTGCGGAAACCCCACTTTGTCCCTGGACCAGCTTGGTAATCTCCGCCAGCTGCTCATTCGGAGCGACTACCAATATTTCAGAATTACGATCCAGGGCCCGGGGAAGACCGCAGATTCTCGCCATTTCCCCCACAACCGCGTAGCTCGACCTTTCCAAAAACAGGGATGTGGCCATTCTATTAGCTACTTCGAGTTCCCTGATGTACTCGTTCTCATCATTAAAGAGCGACAGATTTGTCTCTTGGGGAACTAATCGAATCTCGGGAAACTTATTAAAGACGGATCTTGCGTAGTTGGATACGATAGGTAAACCTTGGGCCTGAAGTTCGTAAACACGCATCGCACACATGGTTGAACTGGATTTGATCGAATTGAAATTCAGGCTCACTTGAAAAAGTTTGTGGATTTTCTGTAAGCGCTCGTGGCTTACGGGTCCCAGAATGAACCGTTGGTACGCGCCTGGAAAATCGAAACCCTCGATGTCAAAGTTGCGATCGAGGATCACTAGTGAACCGTTTGTTTTAATCACGGAGTCAAAAACGGTCTGCATGTCTGCAGTCCGCTCAGCATACCGTTCGGGATATGATCCTGCAAAGAAAGCATAATTTAGCGAAACGCGTGAGTTTCCTATGGGATTATTAACGGCGGGGTTTGCGCCATACTCACCGTAGTACACCCTAGAGTGGCCAAGTTCGCGTTTGTAGCTTTCGATTACTTCTGCATCGCTCGTAAAAATAAAGTCGAATTTAGCGGCTACTGGCAGAAAGTATTCAAAGTTAGATGGGTCTTCTATGGACTGGAAAATCGTTGGGATCGAGTTTTTGTTAGCATATTCGAGAATCGCTTCTAGCGCCGCTTTGGGCCTCTCGCGGAACTTGACTCCTTTCCACTCATCATTGGCCATCCCCCGCCAGCAAGTAACATAAAGGATCGCATCTAACGGCACAGTATCGATAACTTTTTCGAAATTGCCAGGAGACAAGTAGATAGTTTCTTCGAATACATCCCGGTAGAAATTAAACATGTATTCGTCAGTTATGATTCCCACTCTGGCGGGAATAACACCGTGGTGGTGACTTCCGTTTGATGTCGGTAGGCCGGCAGCCATTGCCTCTAAGACACTCTTAACCAACGATTCGCGGTACTTTGATCTATCTGTCTCGGCGGTAGGGAACTGGGGGACATCATTTCCAACACTCTTCGTATCGCCTTTAGTTAAAGCCAAGACATCTGAAGCTGCATTCTTAAGCTTCTCGAGTGCATCCTCGAATTGAGCACTTCGACGTTTTCCGCCGAGGATATCGCTCGTAGGTTCTTTAACCTCGGCGATGCGGGTGGGCGAGGTAAGTTCAAGTTTCTCTGAGAATTCAAAGTGTAACGCGCTAACGCTGACTTCTCCGCTACCCGCGATGCGAATCGTAGGGAGGATAAAGGCTGTTTCATCTAAAAACTTGCCTCGCCACCACCCATTGGCTTTGAACTTCAGCTCGCCAATCCTGTTCCGATTTCCATCGAATTCCAAGAATAGAAGGGTTGGATACGCTTTGCCTTCCGCTCTCATCGCGGCTCTGATTTCAACCCCCTGAAATTCATCGACAGCAAAGCCCGAACCTTGCGAAAGCTTTCGGAAGTCCGCGTCGGACCCTTGTGCCACCAAATATACCGGTCCGTCGTCTTTCGTTGTCATGGTCGATAGGCCATGCTCTCTGACATGAATGACCGCGCTGCTTCCTTGTCGCAGGGTCCAAGAAACTTGTTGATCCGAGGGGCCTGAAACACTTTGCATTGAAAAAACCTTTCTGGGGAGTATGCGCCTATCCGGAATGGTTCTACGATCAGTGTCTACCGCGATGGTCGTGCGCAGGATTTTCTTCAAACGACTCTTGAACTTGTTTCTCATTCTCATCATTCTCGCATCTCACGTGAAATGTCGACAGTGTTGGAAACACCATGGTCGACTGCTTTGAACATAGGAATATCCATGCACGCTACCTTTAAACCATTTGAATCCCCTAGTGCAGCCAGCCTGTGCGTGAGCGCCTCATGCAACGGATTACTTTTGTCCGGATCAACGATTTTATCTACCGCATACGCTCCTAGCTGCCAATCAATATGACCGTAAATACCATCTCGATCGAAGAGTTCCAGTAACTTACGGGCGCCTTCACGGCTAACCATGTAGGCATCCGTCCCGACCCCGTTAACATTTCCACGACGATTGGACAAAACATGCCACGGGTCGACGGCCTGGTTTTCCGTATCGAGAGAAGAGCACAGGGACATACGTTCATTTATGAACAAAAGATCCCATGCTCCGGGTTCGAATTCCTCACTCGCGATGTGGTTCCACGTTACAAAAGGCACCGCATCATCTTCGAGAATTAGTGTAGGTCTTTCTAAGTTGCATGCTTTTTCCCAGCATTTTAAATGGCTTAAAGCCGTAGCTATCGCCGA
This window of the Corynebacterium qintianiae genome carries:
- a CDS encoding glycosyltransferase, which encodes MTTKDDGPVYLVAQGSDADFRKLSQGSGFAVDEFQGVEIRAAMRAEGKAYPTLLFLEFDGNRNRIGELKFKANGWWRGKFLDETAFILPTIRIAGSGEVSVSALHFEFSEKLELTSPTRIAEVKEPTSDILGGKRRSAQFEDALEKLKNAASDVLALTKGDTKSVGNDVPQFPTAETDRSKYRESLVKSVLEAMAAGLPTSNGSHHHGVIPARVGIITDEYMFNFYRDVFEETIYLSPGNFEKVIDTVPLDAILYVTCWRGMANDEWKGVKFRERPKAALEAILEYANKNSIPTIFQSIEDPSNFEYFLPVAAKFDFIFTSDAEVIESYKRELGHSRVYYGEYGANPAVNNPIGNSRVSLNYAFFAGSYPERYAERTADMQTVFDSVIKTNGSLVILDRNFDIEGFDFPGAYQRFILGPVSHERLQKIHKLFQVSLNFNSIKSSSTMCAMRVYELQAQGLPIVSNYARSVFNKFPEIRLVPQETNLSLFNDENEYIRELEVANRMATSLFLERSSYAVVGEMARICGLPRALDRNSEILVVAPNEQLAEITKLVQGQSGVSATVMGLCDFDASVLDSYGYVTFMDPRFPYSRHYLAGKMAAFVYTNCHFVTQAGEYDPSGSSICKTVANEYTELANRRELTLVSTDHPDAFAFVSGGVGFISGSGYQTPSYDVGFAEWDAKTSNASLESTPIITVIIPVYNNGRFLAAKCLPSLRRNDSWSRMKVLVVDDGSTDVETLTILKELESLYSNISTFYFGDGGSGSASRPRNKGIELADTELVTFLDPDNEISSGGYDSLIATFERNRAAGEPTEFVSGYQLKVGETVKITGKHARGGAVTVDNPRSQYFEKGKFPVVSTQAAVINSRFLKRENLTFIENAVGQDTLYGWQVLMRANRPVFTDEAYLIYYAERSDSVTNQVGEDFFTKSHTMERAQVRILKELGIFEAYKQHQLPNFVRNWYGEKLRRVSAGERRRAMELVGGICALYGYEYNQLLGDASEENNGV